One Schistosoma mansoni, WGS project CABG00000000 data, chromosome 1 unplaced supercontig 0010, strain Puerto Rico, whole genome shotgun sequence DNA window includes the following coding sequences:
- a CDS encoding RER1 protein, putative: MDYYTQEVQSSSSKPEFVRFCEVKTQHFYDVLTPYAVGRWCFTVLLIFFYIIRIIITQGYHVVTYVMGIFLLNRLIDFLSPKIVPETSTDEVLPTKSSEEFRPFLRKLPELKFWNSCTICLLISIFCTFLSFLDVPVFWPILVMYFVLLFYVTMKRQISHMIKYRYLPFTYGKPRHQSNGMKF; this comes from the exons ATGGACTATTATACTCAAGAAGTTCAAAGTTCTTCGTCAAAACCAGAGTTTGTTCGTTTTTGCGAAGTG AAGACACAACATTTTTACGATGTACTGACCCCTTATGCAGTCGGAAGATGGTGCTTTACTGTCCTTCTAATCTTCTTCTATATAATACGTATTATCATCACACAG gGCTATCACGTAGTCACTTATGTGATGGGAATATTTCTTTTGAACAGGCTAATTGATTTTCTTTCGCCCAAAATCGTACCTGAGACGTCCACTG ATGAAGTGCTTCCAACCAAGTCGTCGGAAGAGTTTAGGCCTTTTTTAAGGAAATTGCCTGAATTAAAGTTTTG GAACTCATGTACCATatgtttacttatatctatattctgtacatttttgAGCTTTCTCGATGTACCTGTGTTTTGGCCGATTCTAGTGATGTACTTCGTCTTGCTGTTTTACGTGACTATGAAACGTCAAATATCG CATATGATCAAATACCGTTATTTACCATTTACCTATGGGAAACCACGTCATCAGTCCAATGGAATGAAATTTTAA
- a CDS encoding RER1 protein, putative, with translation MDYYTQEVQSSSSKPEFVRFCEVTQHFYDVLTPYAVGRWCFTVLLIFFYIIRIIITQGYHVVTYVMGIFLLNRLIDFLSPKIVPETSTDEVLPTKSSEEFRPFLRKLPELKFWNSCTICLLISIFCTFLSFLDVPVFWPILVMYFVLLFYVTMKRQISHMIKYRYLPFTYGKPRHQSNGMKF, from the exons ATGGACTATTATACTCAAGAAGTTCAAAGTTCTTCGTCAAAACCAGAGTTTGTTCGTTTTTGCGAAGTG ACACAACATTTTTACGATGTACTGACCCCTTATGCAGTCGGAAGATGGTGCTTTACTGTCCTTCTAATCTTCTTCTATATAATACGTATTATCATCACACAG gGCTATCACGTAGTCACTTATGTGATGGGAATATTTCTTTTGAACAGGCTAATTGATTTTCTTTCGCCCAAAATCGTACCTGAGACGTCCACTG ATGAAGTGCTTCCAACCAAGTCGTCGGAAGAGTTTAGGCCTTTTTTAAGGAAATTGCCTGAATTAAAGTTTTG GAACTCATGTACCATatgtttacttatatctatattctgtacatttttgAGCTTTCTCGATGTACCTGTGTTTTGGCCGATTCTAGTGATGTACTTCGTCTTGCTGTTTTACGTGACTATGAAACGTCAAATATCG CATATGATCAAATACCGTTATTTACCATTTACCTATGGGAAACCACGTCATCAGTCCAATGGAATGAAATTTTAA